The genomic DNA ATTCCGAAATGCGGGACTCGAAATACAGATCTGCATAATCGACATCCCTTACGTTCAACCGATCGAGCGCATGTTGGGCTTCGAGTTCGGTGACACCGAAGTGGGTTAATTGGACCGGCTTGAGCATAGTGTGGTTGCCTCCTCGTCCCTGTCGGCTGATGGCGAGTATAGCCCATTCATTTCCACGGTCGCAATGCGATGATCCTCACTGACCGAATTTCTAAAGCCGTTTCCGAGTTATCGTTTGACATTCCATACCCTCGACAGTAGACTTTCTCCACTTTTCGCGCTGGACAGGAGGAGGCGCTCTAGGCTCGTATGACACACCACCCGGCTTCAAGTTTCGATCACCTGTCCGAGAGCGAATTGACCGCCAAGTTGGATCCGGAACTGCTCCCGAAACATGTCGCGGTCATTATGGACGGCAACGGCCGGTGGGCGGAACTCCGAGGGCTTCCCCGCATTGCGGGCCATCGCGAAGGCATCAATTCCGTCAGAGAGATGATTACTCTTTGTCTGGAACTCGGCATCCATGCTCTGACTATTTATGCGTTTTCGCAAGAAAATTGGAACCGTCCGACACAAGAAATCAGCGCACTCATGGGGCTCCTGGAACATTACCTTTCTACGGAACGGGCCAGCTTGATCGAGCAAGGTGTATGTTTCCGCGCCATTGGTCGCCATGAGTTGCTCCCGCCATCGGCTCAACACTGGGTTCGCACGACCGAGAAAGAAACGGCGCACCTCGATAAACTGATCCTGACTGTCGCCCTCAGCTACGGAGGACGAGCGGAAATCGTCGACGCCGTGAAAACTCTGGTGGAGGACGTCCAGACAGGAACCGTGCAACCGAGCCTGATCGATGAAACCATGATCCAGCAGTACCTCTACACGCACCCGCTCCAAGATCCTGACTTACTGATTCGGACGAGCGGAGAAACCAGGATCAGCAACTTTCTCCTGTGGCAGCTGGCCTATACGGAGTTGTGCTTTACGCCGACCTTATGGCCGGATTTTCGGCGACGTGAGTTCCTGCTTGCACTGATCGAGTATCAACGGCGGGAACGCCGCTTTGGCCGCGTGCTGAGCACCGTGTCTTCGTGAGCGTGTGGGTCATCCACCCACCACCAAAACGATCGTCCACAGCTCGATATCCGTGACCACCCCACCTGCACACACTCGACGGTTCGATCTCCGGCGTCTTTATACGGCAGCCGTCCTTATCCCGACGGTCTATGTCATCATCGCCTATCTCGCTCCATGGGCCTTGATGCTTCTGTTGATCGCCGTGGGGTCCATTGCGTTAGTGGAGTTCTATCACATCTGTTTTCAGTCTCGTTTCAACCGTCTCGCGGTCGGAGTCGGACTTGCAGCGTTTGTCCTGTTCGTCGCTCGTGACCACTTGCCTTTCGCTTTGGCGCATCTGCTGGCTGCCTCGGTTCTCATGGTGTCGATCGCTGTTTCCGTTTCATCCGGTCAGACTGATCGCCGGTGGAAAAGTATACTGATTATCCTTTCCGGTGTGCTGTATATCGGCTTTCCCCTCAGCACAGTGGTATCAACGCGCTCATTGCCGGCCGGCGAATTTCTCGTCCTCTTTTTGGCGGTGGTCACATGGGCTGCTGACACCGGCGCCTACTATGCCG from Nitrospira sp. includes the following:
- a CDS encoding Phosphatidate cytidylyltransferase — protein: MTTPPAHTRRFDLRRLYTAAVLIPTVYVIIAYLAPWALMLLLIAVGSIALVEFYHICFQSRFNRLAVGVGLAAFVLFVARDHLPFALAHLLAASVLMVSIAVSVSSGQTDRRWKSILIILSGVLYIGFPLSTVVSTRSLPAGEFLVLFLAVVTWAADTGAYYAGTLWGKHPLLPSVSPKKTVEGVLGGLALAVGAALVAQWWFASQLSRSDALILGLLLTGTGLLGDLLESMIKRRTGVKDSGGILPGHGGMLDRLDSLLFTAPAFYYYVAYVRGLSPPL
- a CDS encoding Undecaprenyl diphosphate synthase, giving the protein MTHHPASSFDHLSESELTAKLDPELLPKHVAVIMDGNGRWAELRGLPRIAGHREGINSVREMITLCLELGIHALTIYAFSQENWNRPTQEISALMGLLEHYLSTERASLIEQGVCFRAIGRHELLPPSAQHWVRTTEKETAHLDKLILTVALSYGGRAEIVDAVKTLVEDVQTGTVQPSLIDETMIQQYLYTHPLQDPDLLIRTSGETRISNFLLWQLAYTELCFTPTLWPDFRRREFLLALIEYQRRERRFGRVLSTVSS